CGCGCAGCAATGCCTCGTCCAGCACGTCCGTCAGAAATGCCGCCATGCGCTCGCTGTCGGTCTCGCCCTCGGTGCGGCCCTCGTAGGGAAAGGTCAGGCCCTCGTTGAACAGGATGCCGTTGTGGATGAGCGTCCATTGGCGGCCGGACATGTCGACCGTCCTGAACGGATGGCAGTTGCGCTCGGCCATGTCAGTGCCCGTGGCATAGCGTATGTGGGCGAGGACGTGGCTCTTCTCGATGGGGGAGCCCAGGATCTTCCAGTTGAGGTCAGAGTCTATGGCGCGCCTGCCCTCGCGCACGAGGGTGACGGACGCGTCGTCAAACGGGTCGCCGTCGCGCCAGGATATGCCCCAGCCATGGGGGTGGTTCACGCTGTGCGAGAAGAACTCGCGCAGGTAGGCGTTGGTATTGACGGGGCCCTCCGCGTTGAGGGCAAACAGCTCGCACATGCTTGTGCTCCTTACGTTGGAAGTCGCGCGCCTAGGTGTTGTGTGCCATGACGTTGTTTACACCGACGATGCGTGACATCGGCGGGAGGCCGCCGCAGGCGCCGTGGGGCCTGGCCCAATTGTAGCGGTCGATGAAGGGTGAGAGGGCTGCCGCCCTCTCACCCTCGCTCGCGTAGGCGCGCGCGTACTGCCACTCCTGCGCGAGCGTCCTGTTCATTCGCTCCACTTTCCCGTTCTGCCAGGGGCTGTAGGGCCTGGTGTACCTGTGCTCGATGCCGGACGCCGCGAGCCACTCGTTGAACAGCCGAGAGCGGTACCCCGGCCCGTTGTCGGTCATCACGCGCTCGACCTCGACGCCGAGGCCGCGGTAGAAGTCCCGGGCGCGACCCATGAACGCGACGCAGGTCTCCTTGCGCTCGTCGCCGAGCAGCTCGGCGTAGGCCACCCTGCTCCTGTCGTCGACCGCCACGTGCAGGCAGGCGGTGCCCGCCCCAGAGTCGGCGTGGCGCAGGGCGTCGGCGCCGCGCGCCCTCCAGCCGCCGCCGTCGGGGACCCTCGCGACCTTCTTTACGTCCACGTGCACGAGCTCGCCGGGCCTCTCCCTCTCGTAGCGGCGCGGGGTCACGGGGCCGCGCCTCCTGGGCTCGCCGGTCACGCGGTCGACGTCGGCCAGGCGCGGCAGGCCGTTGCGCGCGACGATCCTGGCGCAGGTGCGTGCGGGCACCCCGGTCTCGGCGGCGAGGGCGAGCGGGGCGAGCAGGCGGGCGCGGCGGGCCCCCACGACCCTCGCCTCGACGTCGGGGGGCGTGAGCCTCGCGAGGCGCGAGGGGCGGCTGCGGCGGTCCGACAGCGGCTCGCCCGCCTCGGCCCTCGCGATCCACTTGTGGGCCGTCTGCCTGCTCACGCCCGCCTCCCGGGCGACGGCGGACACGCTCTCGCCGGCGCGGACGCGCTCGACGAGCCTCTGCCGCCCGCGGGGCGTGAGCCGTGAGTTAGAATGCTGGAACAAGGGGGGGCTCCTCTCGCTGCAACCTTCGACAAGTCACAGCTTGGGGGAGTCCTCCCCTTTTGTCACGTCATGTGTCAACAACCTGTTGGCACACAACACCTAGGCGCGCCGGGCGAGAAGGGCGGCGCGGCGACATGCGGCGTCGCTGCCGCTCGTGGTGCCATGGCACGTACACGTCATGTCCCTCTCCTTCCAACGAAATGTGGCGGGCCTACCCGCCGTTGCCTGCCGGCTATGTTACCCAATGCGGTTCCTTCGCGCGCAATGGTTTACAAAGTCCTCAAGTTGGCAAGCGTGGCGGCGTGAGAGAAAAAGGGCCCCTTGCGCACGCCTGGCATGGCAATGCGCAAGGGGCCCTATGGGTTGCGTGTCCGGCGCGCGGTGCGCGCAGGGTCCTTTGCTACTCGTCTCCGAAGCTGATGCCGAGCATGCGGGCCTCGCGCACAAGGTCGCTCTTGGGGTCGACGTACTTCAGCTTGCCCGCGATGTCCTCAAGCGGCACGCGGCACATCTTGCCGCCAACCTTGGCGATCATGTAGCCAAACTTCCCCTCCAGGAAGCCGCGCGCCGCCTCGACGCCGCACTGCGTCGCAAAGATGCGGTCCTGGGCGTCCGGCTGGCCTCCGCGCTGGGTGTGCCCGGGAACGGCCACGCGCACCTCCTTGCCGGTGCGGCCCGCGACCTCCTCCGCGATGTCGTACGCGACGGAAGGCTTCACGCGCTGCGCGATCTTCGCCTTGTAGTCCTTCTTGCGCATGGCGGCCTCCTCCTGCGAGATGGCCCCCTCCGCGCACACGATGATCGAGAACCTGCCGCCGTTCTTCTCGCGCCGTTCGATCGCCTTGACCACGTTGTCCATCTTGTAGGGAATCTCGGGGATGAGGATGACGTCCGCACCGCCCGCGACGCCGGCGTACAGGGGAATCCAGCCCACCTTGTGGCCCATGATCTCGATCACGAACACGCGTCCGTGCGAGCTTGCCGTCGTGTGGATGTCGTCGATGCAGCGCGTCGCCACATCGATGGCGCTCGTGAAGCCAAACGTGATGTCCGTGCCAAACGTGTCGTTATCGATCGTCTTTGGCAGGCAGATGACGTTCAGCCCTTCCTCGCGCAGACGGTTCGCCGTCTTCGT
This sequence is a window from Parafannyhessea umbonata. Protein-coding genes within it:
- a CDS encoding class II glutamine amidotransferase; translation: MCELFALNAEGPVNTNAYLREFFSHSVNHPHGWGISWRDGDPFDDASVTLVREGRRAIDSDLNWKILGSPIEKSHVLAHIRYATGTDMAERNCHPFRTVDMSGRQWTLIHNGILFNEGLTFPYEGRTEGETDSERMAAFLTDVLDEALLRGAEPTFDTRFEALTGAVTQLANRNRVNIILDDGEYTYVHTNTSKCTLFYHSFTDERGGRAIVVSTTCLGGHAEEEEWKPVPANRLIALRDGRLVRTSAPHGYRFCETILELQRKMGVRPEDFVA
- a CDS encoding 6-phosphofructokinase; its protein translation is MLRIGLLTSGGDCQALNATMRAIVKTVYNNTKEDVEVYGFKDGYQGLIYGRYRKMDWGDFSGILTMGGTILGTSRTPFKRIDTPEADGVEKVPAMRKNYKALKLDCLFVLGGNGSTKTANRLREEGLNVICLPKTIDNDTFGTDITFGFTSAIDVATRCIDDIHTTASSHGRVFVIEIMGHKVGWIPLYAGVAGGADVILIPEIPYKMDNVVKAIERREKNGGRFSIIVCAEGAISQEEAAMRKKDYKAKIAQRVKPSVAYDIAEEVAGRTGKEVRVAVPGHTQRGGQPDAQDRIFATQCGVEAARGFLEGKFGYMIAKVGGKMCRVPLEDIAGKLKYVDPKSDLVREARMLGISFGDE
- a CDS encoding IS481 family transposase, which produces MFQHSNSRLTPRGRQRLVERVRAGESVSAVAREAGVSRQTAHKWIARAEAGEPLSDRRSRPSRLARLTPPDVEARVVGARRARLLAPLALAAETGVPARTCARIVARNGLPRLADVDRVTGEPRRRGPVTPRRYERERPGELVHVDVKKVARVPDGGGWRARGADALRHADSGAGTACLHVAVDDRSRVAYAELLGDERKETCVAFMGRARDFYRGLGVEVERVMTDNGPGYRSRLFNEWLAASGIEHRYTRPYSPWQNGKVERMNRTLAQEWQYARAYASEGERAAALSPFIDRYNWARPHGACGGLPPMSRIVGVNNVMAHNT